In one Procambarus clarkii isolate CNS0578487 chromosome 29, FALCON_Pclarkii_2.0, whole genome shotgun sequence genomic region, the following are encoded:
- the LOC138369560 gene encoding G surface protein, allelic form 156-like codes for MENVGGCVKTTSSVGCVKTTSSGGCVKTTSSGSCVKTTSSGGCVKTTSSGSCVKTTSSGGCVKTTSSGSCVKTTSSGGCVKTTSSGSCVKTTSSGSCVKTTSSGSCVKTTSSGGCVKTTSSGGCVKTTSSGGCVKTTSSGGCVKTTSSGGCVKTTSSGGCVKTTSSGSCVKTTSSVGCVKTTSSGGCVKTTSSGGCVKTTSSGGCVKTTSSGGCVKTTSSGGCVKTTSSGGCVKTTSSGGCVKTTSSGSCVKTTSSGGCVKTTSSGGCVKTTSSGGCVKTGFSRSLRSLVL; via the exons ATGGAGaacg TGGGGGGCTGTGTTAAGACCACGTCTAGTGTGGGCTGTGTTAAGACCACGTCTAGTGGGGGCTGTGTTAAGACCACGTCTAGTGGGAGCTGTGTTAAGACCACGTCTAGTGGGGGCTGTGTTAAGACCACGTCTAGTGGGAGCTGTGTTAAGACCACGTCTAGTGGGGGCTGTGTTAAGACCACGTCTAGTGGGAGCTGTGTTAAGACCACGTCTAGTGGGGGCTGTGTTAAGACCACGTCTAGTGGGAGCTGTGTTAAGACCACGTCTAGTGGGAGCTGTGTTAAGACCACGTCTAGTGGGAGCTGTGTTAAGACCACGTCTAGTGGGGGCTGTGTTAAGACCACGTCTAGTGGGGGCTGTGTTAAGACTACGTCTAGTGGGGGCTGTGTTAAGACCACGTCTAGTGGGGGCTGTGTTAAGACCACGTCTAGTGGGGGCTGTGTTAAGACCACGTCTAGTGGGGGCTGTGTTAAGACCACGTCTAGTGGGAGCTGTGTTAAGACCACGTCTAGTGTGGGCTGTGTTAAGACTACGTCTAGTGGGGGCTGTGTTAAGACCACGTCTAGTGGGGGCTGTGTTAAGACCACGTCTAGTGGGGGCTGTGTTAAGACCACGTCTAGTGGGGGCTGTGTTAAGACCACGTCTAGTGGGGGCTGTGTTAAGACCACGTCTAGTGGGGGCTGTGTTAAGACCACGTCTAGTGGGGGCTGTGTTAAGACCACGTCTAGTGGGAGCTGTGTTAAGACCACGTCTAGTGGGGGCTGTGTTAAGACCACGTCTAGTGGGGGCTGTGTTAAGACCACGTCTAGTGGGGGCTGTGTTAAGACTGGGTTTAGCAGGAGTCTTAGAAGTCTTGTATTATAG